A single genomic interval of Coregonus clupeaformis isolate EN_2021a chromosome 36, ASM2061545v1, whole genome shotgun sequence harbors:
- the LOC121552744 gene encoding TATA box-binding protein-associated factor RNA polymerase I subunit A encodes MDDLESELRVPGELGENESSDDESINRKRIKKPNLPLAPPIFKEKPCETGFHKTTRNCLQHIREALLHHRWQKAAEYMSSYSQTLEDTTANMPQLYAEIIWRIGTEILHHHPDSKLEDYNSFYERVKHSGVKHYLKVCLEHSFHLLVNGQFEDAKRQLSIAESWRYGKQSADQSQRIKLIQAYSGFLDYIIWCEKKATVSSTDEYDAGVNQEMHSYFRQSSVNLKEIMKLPGVWDPFVLSYIDMLEFYNDHEGAVKVLNDYAYDNNLPPNPNAHVYLYRYMKKHDHPSKKLLKVLKILHTLVPSHELMLEYCSLLLQSDKEGDLQKALGVVLDLLDYASWRSNLDVWNHLMTIIKRLRLRKQWLKLVEEEMANRKDWWLAMHFTTFQARRDLAVNRELLEVKHFVVGAFCPRYASMYCGVGKETRKGVTSEAQKTKRSKKAEKDKESKTAKKAQKRTRKAKSRLTLRKLLERRRAHRQEQKCFKDA; translated from the exons ATGGATGATCTTGAGTCAGAACTGAGGGTGCCAGGTGAACTGGGCGAAAATGAGTCTTCAGATGATGAATCAATCAACAGAAAACGAATCAAGAAGCCAAACCTTCCCCTGGCGCCTCCTATATTTAAAG AGAAACCCTGTGAGACTGGTTTTCACAAGACCACAAGGAACTGCCTCCAGCACATCAGGGAGGCCCTGCTGCACCATAGATGGCAGAAAGCTGCCGAGTACATGTCCAGTTACTCACAAACACTGGAGGACACAACTGCAAACATGCCACAACTCTACGCTGAG ATCATTTGGAGGATAGGCACAGAGATACTACACCACCATCCCGACTCAAAGCTGGAAGACTACAACAGTTTCTATGAGCGAGTGAAACACTCAGGAGTAAAACATTACCTGAAA GTCTGTCTGGAGCACTCGTTCCACCTCCTGGTGAATGGGCAGTTTGAGGACGCCAAGCGTCAGCTGTCCATTGCTGAGAGCTGGCGGTACGGCAAGCAGTCAGCCGATCAGTCCCAGCGGATTAAGTTGATCCAGGCCTACAGTGGCTTCCTGGATTACATCATCTGGTGTGAAAAAAAAGCCACTGTCTCCAGCACAG ATGAGTATGATGCAGGTGTCAATCAAGAGATGCACAGCTACTTCCGCCAATCCTCTGTGAACCTGAAGGAGATCATGAAGCTTCCTGGTGTCTGGGATCCTTTTGTTCTGAGTTACATTGAT ATGCTGGAATTCTACAACGATCACGAGGGAGCTGTGAAAGTTCTAAATGACTACGCCTATGACAACAATTTGCCCCCCAACCCCAATGCCCATGTCTACCTCTACCGGTACATGAAGAAACACGACCACCCATCAAAGAAACTGCTCAAAGTGCTGAAG ATCCTGCATACATTGGTCCCAAGTCATGAGTTAATGCTGGAATACTGTTCTCTTCTGCTACAATccg ACAAAGAGGGGGATCTTCAGAAGGCTCTAGGTGTGGTTCTGGATCTCCTGGACTACGCCAGTTGGAGGAGCAACTTGGATGTCTGGAACCATTTGATGACCATCATCAAGAGGCTGAGGCTCAG AAAACAATGGCTGAAGCTTGTTGAAGAGGAGATGGCGAACAGAAAGGACTGGTGGCTAGCAATGCACTTCACAACATTCCAGGCCAGGAGAGACTTGGCAGTGAATAGAGAGCTACTGGAAGTGAAGCACTTTGTGGTTGGAGCCTTTTGTCCTCGCT ATGCTTCCATGTACTGTGGTGTTGGTAAGGAAACCCGAAAAGGAGTTACTTCTGAGGCGCAGAAGACTAAAAGGTCCAAGAAGGCCGAGAAGGATAAGGAATCCAAGACCGCTAAGAAGGCCCAGAAGAGAACACGGAAAGCAAAGTCCAGACTGACTTTGAGAAAGCTCCTGGAACGGCGCCGGGCACATCGGCAAGAACAGAAATGTTTTAAAGATGCGTGA